The DNA sequence TATGGGCATGGATTGAGACGGCCCAAGACAGCTTCAACTGGGCAAGGTATGACACAATCACCTCAGCGGCCAGGGCGAGGGGTCTGACGATCTTCGCAACCATCGGGCACACGCCGGCATGGGCCACCGACGGCAGTGAAGGCAGCGGAGTGCCTCGCAGCGCCGCAGACTACTATGACGTGTGCTATCGGGCTGCGCTGCGCTACCAGGATAGCGTCCGTCATTGGGGAATGTGGAACGAGCCGAACCTTGACGGCTTCTGGGCGGGCACGCGCCAACAGTACATCGACATGATCCTGAAGAATGGTGCGGACGCGGTGCACGCGGCCAATCCGGCAGCCAAGGCGTGCGGGCCCGAGCTGGCCCACCTCACATCGGGTGACCAGGACTGGTATGCGTGGCTCGCTGACTGCATCACCCAGGCGGGCAGCAAGCTCGACATCGTCACCCACCACGTTTACTGCAGCAGCGGATATGCCAGTTGCACGGACAAACTCGAAAAGGCCCCGTTCTGGCCGTGGGACCCGCCGTCAGTCAAACAGGTGCTGCAGAATGCCGGATGGTTCGGCAAGCCGTTCTGGCTTACCGAGATCGGTTGGCAGAGTGGCAGCGTGGGGGAGGCCCAACAGGCGACGAACTATACTGGGTTCCTCACCGACTGGTTCACGGGCAAGTCGGGGCGTGGATGGGTTCACAAGGTATTCTTCTATGAACTCAACGACACCCAGGCGTTTCCGGACCTGTCATGGGGTATTCTGGGGCCTGACCCGACCTACGCGCGAAAGCCATCCTTCACCGCCTATCAGAGCTTTATCACCGCCCATCCGGCGCCCGCACCCCTGCCGGGGCAGGCATATGATCCAGAACCTGCTGATCTTGCGGCGGGTGTGAGTTTGACGCCGCAGCTCCGCTGGACGGCGGGCGACTGCGCCGAGTCTCACAGTATTCATTTCGGTCTGACGAACCCGCCGCCGTTCGTTGGCAATCGGACAACGACTAACTTCGCTCCCGGTACACTGAGTCCTCAGACTATCTACTATTGGCGCGTTGATGAGGTCAACTCCGCCGGAACCACCACCGGGACGGTATGGCGATTTCAGACCGGCGCCGCTCCAGGGGATTTCGACTCGGACGGCGATGTCGATCAGGAGGATTTCGGGCATTTCCAGGCG is a window from the Phycisphaerae bacterium genome containing:
- a CDS encoding cellulase family glycosylhydrolase, translating into MTSVFTAAILGAMPGGIGAWGQACPKEASPYGINAHAPEGQSVSRLLDEVCACGIDWIRVDFVWAWIETAQDSFNWARYDTITSAARARGLTIFATIGHTPAWATDGSEGSGVPRSAADYYDVCYRAALRYQDSVRHWGMWNEPNLDGFWAGTRQQYIDMILKNGADAVHAANPAAKACGPELAHLTSGDQDWYAWLADCITQAGSKLDIVTHHVYCSSGYASCTDKLEKAPFWPWDPPSVKQVLQNAGWFGKPFWLTEIGWQSGSVGEAQQATNYTGFLTDWFTGKSGRGWVHKVFFYELNDTQAFPDLSWGILGPDPTYARKPSFTAYQSFITAHPAPAPLPGQAYDPEPADLAAGVSLTPQLRWTAGDCAESHSIHFGLTNPPPFVGNRTTTNFAPGTLSPQTIYYWRVDEVNSAGTTTGTVWRFQTGAAPGDFDSDGDVDQEDFGHFQACFSGPAQPFTPGCGNADIDDDGDVDQTDFGLFESCMAGPDLPPTCS